atttatttgacatttataggccgcccttttccctgaggggactcagggcggcttacaattaataggaagggagtgcaagacaaaacacaagggaaaaaaaatgtgtgaataataaaaaaataaaccagtaaaacacaacattcattcagcattcgggtggggcggatgaaaatcttatccccaggcctgacgggatagccagatcttgagggccgtgcggaaggcctggactgtggtgagggtgcggatctccacggggagatcgttccaaagcgtcggagctgcaactgaaaaggccctcctccgtgtagtcgccagtcggcactgactggcggatggtattcggaggaggcccaatctatgcgatctgatgggacgcagggaggtaatcggcagaaggcggtctctcaagtacccagatccactaccatggagggctttatgaatggtgagtagcaccttgaagcgcacccggagatcaacaggtagccagcgcagctcacggaggatcggtgttatgtgggcgaaccgtgtgcgcccacgatcactcgcgtggccgcattctggactagctgaagtctccggatgctcttcaagggcagccccatgtagagcacattgcagtattccagcttggagatcacaagggctcgagtgactgttgtgagggcctcccgattcaggtagggccgcaactggcgtaccaggcgaacctgggcaaatgcccccctggtcatagccgtcagatggtggtcaaaagtcagctgtggatccaggaggactcccaagttgcggaccctgtctgaagggtataaattttgaccccccagcctgactGATGggacgttggccaaattgttgggagggaaacacaacagccactcggtcttgtccgggttgagtaccagtttgttagctctcatccagtccttaacggcctcaagaccccggttcttgccaaaattcatctgctccagttgcaaaaacataaattgccaattcacattgtcaaaggccttctgcgcatcgaggaacatcagtgccatttgtttttcaggatgggccTCATGTTTGATTGTTTCCTTAACAACTTGGTTCCATAGAATCGCTTTGTTGATTAACTTTTcaaatattggttttttttaagcaatTCATTTCCAGTCAAGCCTGAGTTGCCTGGGAAAGTGGAGTTTCTTCCTTGAGGGAGCTTGTTCTGTTTCTCAACTTGGGCAGATAGGCCTTAAGTCTTTGGCCCAGGGGGGACCTCACAGCTGGATGCTGATCTGTCACACGCATGACCTTACCTTGCAGGGTGTGATCCCATGAATCCTGGTATATAAGCCGGAAAAGAGACCATTGGAGGCTCAGGATTTCGTCTTCAGATTGGATCCCCCTTTGAAGGTAAGAGCCATGGATTACAGAGAGAAGTTTAATGTAACTTTAGTGAAAGAGATTGCAACATATTTGTATGTATAACTGCTGTGAATTATACTATTtcttagcatttttctttttcatttttctttgatttctttctttttttcttttatatttctttgcGTTAGTTTTCAATGTTCTTCTTTAAaggtttttattaaaaaatgttatttaataaaaaaatgcttCAGGGGTACCTCGGTTCCTCCTGCCTTGTATGTATTTTGCTCTGATGAAAAAGGGGTTTCAAGAAAACCAGGAAAGATCCTGACGCagcaccccctcccctttttaaaaacgcctGCAGGTTGAAATTCCTCGACCTCATTTGCAAGAATTCCAGGACAAAAAGGTATAAGAGACATTTTACTTGATGGACGAAGCATGATAGCACCAGTGTTATAAAACAACCGAAAGTCCTGGATTTCTCATAAGAAGTTGATGGTTTGAATTTTATGTGTTTGTGactatttttgttcattttttggcATCACAGGTGATTCACGGGAttaaaaggggagggggtggaTTGCTGTTCTTGTCCACAGAAGAGGAACAGCAGGacaggagtttttaaaaaaataagtctcttCCATTTAGGCATTGACTTCATTCCGGCTGGGGATTAGCTAAGAGTCCCCTTTCCAAATTcttcaataacaacaaaaaaacagaGTTTTGGAGCAGTAGggaaattcaatttgttttactactggttctgtgggcgtggcttggtggggcgtggcaagggaagcgtactgcaaaatccccattcattccacactctggggccagccagaggtgggatttgccggttctccaaactactcaaaatttccgctactggttctccagaacctgtcggaatttcacccctggttgaaagagatcttggaggtcttctagtccaagaatTACAGGCTGTGATTCCTGGCAGTCTGGGGTCTCTACCAATTGCTCAGAGTAGttctggggagggggctgcaatCCAGAGATGAACAGGTGGGTTTCACGGTTGAGATGAGAGCTCGGTTCTTCCTTCTGGGGAGGGGCACCTGAAAGGGGGTGACCTAGTGTGGTTGGAGGACATTCAAGGTTCTTCTCAACTTCTGTTTCCCTCCTCAGGTTTGGAGATGCTTCTCGTCACTTGCTTCATCTTTGGCCTCTTGGGCAGCCTTACCTGGGCAGGTGAGTTGTTGTCAGCAAAGCTGATATATCCCACCTCCACCCTGTTTCCCCCtggtttgttttaatgttttattcttAATGGGGGAGCCTCTACTTCTAGCTATGATCCATTTAGGCCAATCCAGAAGGCCTCCGGGCCTCATTATATGGACACCAAAGGCTGGTATCTGCAGGATGAGACTGGCATCTGTCCACTAAACAGGACCTGggcatttttagcaatagcaatagcagtagacttatataccgcttcatagggctttcagccctctctaagcggtttacagagagtcagcctcttgcccccaacaatctgggtcctcattttacccacctcggaaggatggaaggctgagtcaaccctgagccggtgagatttgaaccgctgaactgctgatctagcagtagcctgcagtgctgcatttaaccactgcgccacctcggctctttacgtCCCCTGGGTCACCTCTGGCCCTTTGGCTCCCTCTGTCTGGCCCACCTGAGGTCAGTCGGAAATTAGAAAGCAAGTGCAAATAAGTGCACATCATGCACGCAATCCAACCGCACTGCGTTTATCCTGAAGGCAACTTTTTGTTTTCAGTTTGTGTCCGTGGGGTTCCTGGGTGCCTACAGACCTTCACAGCCCCCATTGGTTCAGACCTCCACAACGGTCCCAATGTCTGATGTGGCCCCTTGGGGAAATTAATTGCCCATTGAACCCAAGAGCCATAATACAAGGAAATTAACACTAATTTATAATCCCACTTTACTATTTTCCTCAATTACAAATATCAGACCGATAGAAATCCATCCTAATCCCAATGGACTCATTCAGTTTAGGTCGCTCCTTCCagccttacaatacaatacagtgcagtacaatacaatataatataggagcagagttggaagggaccttggaggtcttctagtccaaccccctgtctaggcaggaaaccctataccgttccagacaaatatctatccaacatcttcttaaagacttccagtgttggggctttcacaacctccaaaggcaagttgttctactgattaattgttctcactgtcaggaaatttctcctcagttccaagttgcttctctccttgattagtttccaccctttgctttaccctcaggtgccttggagaatagcttgactcccttttctttggggcaacccctgagatattggaagactgctatcatgtctcccctggtccttcttctcatcaaactggacatacccagttcctgcaactgttcttcatatttttagcctccagtcccctaatcctcttccttgctcttctctgcactctttctagagtctccacatcttttctacaacgtggcgaccaaaactgaatgccgtattccaagtgtggccttaccaaggccttataaagcggtattaacccttcacgtgatcttgattctatgatcCCTCTGTTTAggaagcctagaactgtgttggcttttttggcagctgctgcacacggctggctcctatttaaatggtttccTTCCTtcatggaataaaatatttttcttctcttgaaTGTTTGTCGAATACTTATAACCATCTCTTTTGCTCAAGGATCTCTCAACCTTGTTAAGGTCCATGAAAAAAAAGtccatttttattctgttttcccaGCAGGTCCTCGTGGCCGGAGCGTCTGTCCTTCTGGCACTTTTGCCTCTAAAGTTGGAAGCGAGTGGAGTTGCTACAAGTTCTATGAGGAAAAGGTCACCTTTGAAGATGCTGAGGTAACTCACCTGAATGGGAGGAATTCCCTTAATCTGGCCCAGAGGTTTTCCAAACTTCAGAAGGCCAAAGTTtgtgtcattttttaaataatttatttttattttttatttaaaacaaacacaacatccttctttacatgctttagaaagtgtatcagttggttacaaaaaaacatttgtgcatctcttccacagtcaacaaacatacttcatattaactcaagtattttaactctaatatttatacatgtcaccatcatcatatctccattttcatttgactataattgtttaggCGTCCTTgatcatgggtaccattcaatattcatatccaattacttttatcataacactacacattgtacattattatcattatcaattacttatttaattatatctcttattactaaatttcactaagtttaactagttttaagttatattcttccatctatcaacctgtatctttccaagaacaaaacaatctcatatcttctgccatttgtggtaccaatcctctagtcatcttcttgatcagctttgtatggccTTCTCTTAGCAAcaccttgcttataagatctctcaatTGTGGTTCTTAAATGAGAGCCTTCAAAAGTTCAAGCCCTTTTGTTTGAAAGTGGCCCCTTGTCTCTAAGAGCGTCTCGTTATttccacacacaaacacccacctcctcccctcttctctctcttctcccacaCCTCCTTTGTATGCCCCACTTTTTTATGGATATCCCACTGCCGACACCACTTTCatactatacatatatattttctttatttttccttgttgGGCAAGAAAATCATGCTCAATTTGCAGCCCCTCTTAGGAGAACTTCTGCTGGAGGAACGTAGCTGAGAGGGCCTTGTCTGACCCAACTGCAAAATTCCTGGGCTGGTAGACCGGGATAGTAGCAGACATGAGGGGGACAACATGGTTTGTGGGTGCTAAGATCTTTTTGcttcttctctctctgcagcaaGAGTGTCAGTACGAATGGAAAGGCCATCTGGCATCTTTCACAAATGACAAGCAGGCAGCAGCCATTGCTGCCTACCTCAGTAAGGAAAACATGGACGAGTTGTACACCTGGATTGGGCTCCGCCGAGATGAAGGGTCTTCTATCGTGAGTATTTGGCCCTCCTGTCTCTGAGCAATTAGCAGCTGTTTTCCATATAGATGTTTTTTGAGTGgtgatttatagcaatagcagttagacttatataccgcttcatagggctttcagccctctctaagcggtttacagagtcagcatatattgcccccaacaacaatccgggtcctcatttcacccacctcggaaggatggaaggctgagtcaaccctgagctggtgagatttgaacagccgaactgctgaactgcagtcagctgaagtggcctgcagtgctgcactctaaccactgcgccacctcggctcttctaatgATGATTTACATCATCCTCAAAAAGCCCAGCAACCCTGCTCCATCTCCATTCCCTGATGGTGATCTTGTCCCAAGTTGATGAGTTAGACAATCCTGTTTATAGCTAATTGGGTTTATTTAAGTTAAATTGGCTCCGTGTTTTTCAATCCATGTATTCTACTGGGGAGGTTGAAGAGCAGGAGGAAGGGGCAGGGTTGACAGCTGAAATGGGTGGAAACATGGTCAGG
This genomic interval from Thamnophis elegans isolate rThaEle1 chromosome 7, rThaEle1.pri, whole genome shotgun sequence contains the following:
- the LOC116511178 gene encoding C-type lectin-like, encoding MAQQLQSRFQTQGLEMLLVTCFIFGLLGSLTWAAGPRGRSVCPSGTFASKVGSEWSCYKFYEEKVTFEDAEQECQYEWKGHLASFTNDKQAAAIAAYLSKENMDELYTWIGLRRDEGSSISTGWRWVDGSRSRYRKWSSGEPNNQQSEYCVGLQPTGYLTWVDIPCSYERPFLCKWKPA